Genomic segment of Xanthomonas sp. DAR 35659:
CACCAGCGTCGCGGTCGGCTGCATCTTCGCCAGCGCGGCGGCATCGATGAGGTGGTGCGACTGCGCGCTGTACGGCAGTACCAGCAGCAGGTGGTCGGCGCGCGCCAGCAGCTCGTCGAAGCCGACGTACTCGGCGCGATGCGCGCGCTCCACCTCGGCCGGCAGGCGGCTGCGGTTGTGGTACAGCACGCGCATCGAGAAGCCGGCGGCGCGACACGCGATGGCCTGGCCGATGCGGCCCATGCCGAGGATGCCGAGGGTGCTGCCGTGGACATCGGCGCCGAGCATGGTCTGGAACGACCACTGCTGCCATTGCCCGTCGCGCAGCCAGCGCTCGGATTCGGTGATGCGCCGCGCCGCCGCCATCAGCAACGCGAAGCCGAGATCGGCGGTGGTCTCGGTGAGCACGTCGGGGGTATTGGTGGCGACGATGCCGGCCGCGCTGAGCGCGTCCAGGTCCAGATTGTTGTAGCCGACGCCGACGTTGGCGATGGCGCGCAGCCGCGGCGCGCCGGCGATCTCGGCGGCGCCGATGCGTTCGTTGAGAGTGACCAGGGCACCGTCCAGCGGCGCCAGCGCCGCGGCCAGCGCCTGCGGCGAATACTTGGTCACGTCCGCGGTGGTTGTCAGCGCGCAATGCGCGCCCAGCCGTGCGACGACGTCGTCGAACAACGGCTGGCTGACCCACACCCGCGGCCGCGACTCAACCATCGCCACCGCCCGGGATGCGCGGCGTCACAGTGCCCACGTCGCCACATTGCGCTCGGTGGCGCAGCGCCTGGTCCATCAGCACCAGCGCCATCATCGCCTCGGCGATCGGGGTGGCGCGGATGCCGACACAGGGGTCGTGGCGGCCGGTGGTGATCACGTCCACCGCCTGCCCATCCACGTCCACCGTGGCGCCGGGCAGGCGCAGGCTGGAAGTCGGCTTGAACGCCATCGAGACGACGACGGGCTGGCCGGTGGCGATGCCGCCGAGCACGCCGCCGGCATGGTTGGACTGGAAGCCGTCCGGCGCGATCAGGTCGCGGTGCTCGGTGCCCTTCTGGGTCACCGCGGCGAAGCCATCGCCGATCTCCACGCCCTTGACCGCGTTGATGCTCATCATCGCCGCGGCCAGTTCGCCGTCGAGCTTGCCGTAGATCGGCTCGCCCCAGCCCGCCGGCACGCCGTCGGCGACCACGGTGACCCGCGCGCCGATCGAATCGCCGGACTTGCGCAGCGCATCCATGTACGCCTCCAGCTCCGGCACCTGCGGCGCATGCGGCCAGAAGAACGCATTGTCTTCCACAGCGTCCCAGGCGAAGCCCTGCGGTAGCAGCGGCCCGAGCTGCGACAGATAGCCGCGCACGCGCACGCCGTAGCGTTGCGCCAGCCACTTCTTGGCGATCACGCCGGCGGCCACGCGCATGGTGGTCTCGCGCGCGGACGAACGCCCGCCACCGCGCGGATCGCGGATGCCGTACTTCTGCCAGTAGCTGTAGTCGGCATGGCCGGGGCGGAACTGCCGGGCGATGTCGGTGTAGTCCTTGCTGCGCTGGTCGGTGTTGCGGATCAGCAGGCCGATCGGGGTGCCGGTGGTGCGGCCTTCGTAGACCCCGGACAGGATCTCGATCTCATCGGCCTCGCGCCGCGCCGAGGTGTGCCGGCTCTTGCCGGTGGCGCGGCGCTGCAGGTCGTGGGCGAATTCGCCGGGGTCCAGTTCCAGGCCCGGCGGGCAGCCATCGACCACACAGCCGATCGCCGGCCCGTGCGATTCGCCGAAGGTGGTGACGGTCAGCAGCTTGCCGAAACTGTTCGCGCTCATACGTGTCGCGTCACCGGTCCGCGGCCAGTTCGGCGATGCGCGCGTGATGCGCGACCAGTTCGGCGCACTCCACCGCGAAGATGCCCATCTGCCCGACCTTGAACTCGACCCAGGCGAAGTCCACTTCCGGCAGCAGCTGCGCCAGCGCGCGTTCGGACTCGCCGACCTCGCAGATCAGCAGGCCGTCCTCGCTCAGGTGCGCCGGCGCGTCGCGCAGGATCTTCAGCGCCAGGTCCAGGCCGTCGTCGCCCGCGCGCAGGCCCAGCTCCGGCTCGTGTGCGTATTCCGGCGGCAGCGCGTCGGTCTCGGCATGGGTGACGTAGGGCGGATTGGTCACGATCAGCTCGTAGCGGCGTCCGCCCAGCCCGGCGAACAGGTCGGACTTGACCAGTTCGACGTTGTCGGCCAGCAGCCGTTCCTTGTTCTCGGCCGCCAGGCTCAGCGCGTCGTCGCTGATGTCGACCGCGTCCACCTGCCAGTTCGGGTTGTAGTGCGCCATGGCGATGGCGATGCAGCCCGAACCGGTGCACAGGTCCAGCGCGCGCTCGACCGGGCGGCCGGCCAGCCACGGCTCGAAGCCGGCCTCGATCAGCTCGGCGATCGGCGAACGCGGCACCAGCGCGCGCGCGTCGCTCTTGAAGCTGAGCCCGGCGAACCAGGCCTCGCCGGTGAGGTAGGCGGCGGGGATGCGCTCGGCGATGCGGCGTTCGAACAGCGCCAGCACCTGCGCCTTCTCCGGCGTGGTGACGCGCGCGCCGCCGTAGGCCGGGCCCAGGTCGTGCGGCAGGTGCAGCGCGTGCAGCACCAGTTGCGTGGCCTCGTCCAGGGCATTGTCGTAGCTGTGGCCGAAGCTCAGCCCGGCGGCGTTGAAACGGCTGGTGCCGTAGCGGATCAGGTCGATGATCGTGTGGAGTTCGGCGGCCGCGTCGGCAGTCATGGCAACAGGCAAGGCAATGTGGCCCCCGATTATAGAGGCCCGGCCGCTATGATGAGCGTTCGTTGCATGGGAAATCAGTATGTTCAACCGCACCTTCGGCATCGTCCTGGTGGTCGCCCTCGCCGCTGGCCTGGGGCTGCTGCTGGCCCAGAAGTACTTCGGCGGCAGCGCCGCCCCGGCCTGGCCGGAAACCCGCGCGGTGCGCATGTACCCGCAACCGCGCGCCCTGCCCGACTTCCATCTGCGCCAGTCCGACGGCACGCCGCTGGTCCCGGGCGAGCTGAAGGGTCACTGGACCCTGGTGTTCCTGGGCTTCACCGCCTGCCCGGACGTGTGCCCGACCACCCTGGCCGACCTGGCCCGGGCGCAGAAGCAGTGGGAGTCGATCCCCGACCCGCTGCGCCCGCGGGTGCTGTTCGTCTCGGTCGATCCCGAGCGCGACACTCCCTCGCGGCTGGGTGCCTACGCCCACGGCTTCCACAAGGACACCCTCGCCGCCACCGCCGACGTGCCGGAGTT
This window contains:
- a CDS encoding SCO family protein, with amino-acid sequence MFNRTFGIVLVVALAAGLGLLLAQKYFGGSAAPAWPETRAVRMYPQPRALPDFHLRQSDGTPLVPGELKGHWTLVFLGFTACPDVCPTTLADLARAQKQWESIPDPLRPRVLFVSVDPERDTPSRLGAYAHGFHKDTLAATADVPELERFATALGFVFQKVPGKHFQENPNDYSMDHSAAIAVLDPQGRQTGLIRPPFDAAAIAADLQALTKATAP
- the prmB gene encoding 50S ribosomal protein L3 N(5)-glutamine methyltransferase → MTADAAAELHTIIDLIRYGTSRFNAAGLSFGHSYDNALDEATQLVLHALHLPHDLGPAYGGARVTTPEKAQVLALFERRIAERIPAAYLTGEAWFAGLSFKSDARALVPRSPIAELIEAGFEPWLAGRPVERALDLCTGSGCIAIAMAHYNPNWQVDAVDISDDALSLAAENKERLLADNVELVKSDLFAGLGGRRYELIVTNPPYVTHAETDALPPEYAHEPELGLRAGDDGLDLALKILRDAPAHLSEDGLLICEVGESERALAQLLPEVDFAWVEFKVGQMGIFAVECAELVAHHARIAELAADR
- the aroC gene encoding chorismate synthase codes for the protein MSANSFGKLLTVTTFGESHGPAIGCVVDGCPPGLELDPGEFAHDLQRRATGKSRHTSARREADEIEILSGVYEGRTTGTPIGLLIRNTDQRSKDYTDIARQFRPGHADYSYWQKYGIRDPRGGGRSSARETTMRVAAGVIAKKWLAQRYGVRVRGYLSQLGPLLPQGFAWDAVEDNAFFWPHAPQVPELEAYMDALRKSGDSIGARVTVVADGVPAGWGEPIYGKLDGELAAAMMSINAVKGVEIGDGFAAVTQKGTEHRDLIAPDGFQSNHAGGVLGGIATGQPVVVSMAFKPTSSLRLPGATVDVDGQAVDVITTGRHDPCVGIRATPIAEAMMALVLMDQALRHRAQCGDVGTVTPRIPGGGDG
- a CDS encoding 2-hydroxyacid dehydrogenase codes for the protein MVESRPRVWVSQPLFDDVVARLGAHCALTTTADVTKYSPQALAAALAPLDGALVTLNERIGAAEIAGAPRLRAIANVGVGYNNLDLDALSAAGIVATNTPDVLTETTADLGFALLMAAARRITESERWLRDGQWQQWSFQTMLGADVHGSTLGILGMGRIGQAIACRAAGFSMRVLYHNRSRLPAEVERAHRAEYVGFDELLARADHLLLVLPYSAQSHHLIDAAALAKMQPTATLVNIARGGLVDEIALADALANGRLAAAGLDVFEGEPAIRPELLALRNVVLTPHIGSASVATRRAMVSLAVDNLLAALGIGADAGRPPNALNLDAIAAAGGGGRAIADKKR